GAGTAGTTGTCAGCCTGGCAATGTGCTTGACTGAATTATCTGGACTTATAAATAAGAGATTGTGTTTGCCTGAGCCTGTATATAACACTGAGGCTTCAAACTACCCAGGAAATAGAAATTGTCTGGTCCAATCTTTAAGAGTAATTTTTGTTCATTcaaggcagtacggtggcacaaaggttagcactgctgcctcaacgccagggacctggattcgattcccagcttgggtcactgtctgtgtggagtttgcacatttcccacctgtctgtgtgggtttcctgcaggtgctccggcttccttccactgtccaaagaggtgcaggttaggtggattggccatgccaaattgtcccttattatcaagggggctagctaaggtaaatgcatggggttatggggatagggcctggaagggattgtggtcagtgcagactcgatgggccgagtggcagcCTCCTGCACCGCAGGATTCTACGATCATTCTATGAAGGTGTCAGAATGGACAAAAGTTGATATATTTCTGACATTCTGCCCTTGAGCATCAATATATAAATAATACACAAAATATATAAGTGGcactttgggggtggggggggtcacacTCAAAATATAAGGCTAAGTGAGCATTTCATTAAGTTTGCAGTAGCAGAGTTTCACCAAACACAATCTTCATTCATGTTATAAATCATTCTTAGCTCTAAGGCTCATGCGGTCAGTGGTGAAATCTTGTGTTCTCCAGTACCTCCAGGTTTTCTGGATGATTTGGTAATAAGTTGGTATTGGAGAAGGACCCATATTTCTCTATGTTAAGTGTGTGCATTTCCACCTACACTCCAGTCACCGGGCGTTCAGTGTACGCGAGACAATCTCACTGGTTTGAGTGAACTGTTTGTTTGTGTTGGTTGCAGGGGCTGAGGATGGACTCTGTGGCTCCAGCCTGGGTGGGCAGTGTCTTTCTCTTCATTCATTCAGACGAGATGGATCTATCGGCCTTGTACCGGGACCCCCAGATACAGCTGAGAATTTATAAAGCCCTGAAACTGACTCTTGCTGGTAAGTTGCAACTTCCAGCTGTCCGGTATGGTGGTGTTCTCCATCTCTGTGCTAGTTATTGTAAATAAGCTGGAGTGCAAGATGCTATTTCTGTTCTCCATAGCTTTCAGCGGTGTGCACAGTGTATAGTGAGtatctttgaacaaagaacaagaacaatacagcacaggaacaggcccttcggccctccaagcccgtgccgctccctggtccaaactagaccattcttttgtatccctccattcccactctgttcatatggctgtctagataagtcttaaacgttcccagtgtgtccgcctccaccaccttgcctggcagcgcattccaggcccccaccaccctctgtgtaaaatatgtccttctgatatctgtgttaaacctcccccccttcaccttgaacctatgacccctcgtgaacgtcaccaccgacctggggaaaagcttcccaccgttcaccccatctatgcccctcatcattttatacacctctattaagtctcccctcatcctccgtctttccagggagaacaaccccagtttacccaatctctcctcataactaagcccctccataccaggcaacatcctggtaaacctcctctgtactctctccaaagcctccacctccttctggtagtgtggcgaccagaactggacgcagtattccaaatgcggccgaaccaacattctatacatctgcaacatcagaccccaacttttatactctatgccccgtcctacaaaggcaagcataccatatgccttcttcaccaccttctccacctgtgacgtcaccttcaaggatctgtgaacttgcacacccaggtccctctgcgtatctacaccctttatggttctgccatttatcgtatagcttctccctacattatttctaccaaaatgcatcacttcgcatttatcaggattgaactccatctgccatttctttgcccaaatttccagcctatctatatccttctgtagtttctgacaatgctcctcactatctgcaagtcctgccaattttgtgtcgtccgcaaacttactgatcaccccagttacaccttcttccagatcgtttatatttGAGGAAACTATTTGGTCCATGAgataaaccagtccagatttaacTCCTCTTTCTGAGGGGCTTTATCGAACAACTTAAACCACCAGAATATTACGTTTATCAGATTTTCAATCTCTCAAAATATCTGTTTTTGATCCAGTTTCTAGATTTCCAACAACTGTATTGTTAGAGAGAGTTTGTTGGGGCCAACTTTCTCACTGTCTGATTCAAATGGGAAAGTATATTGGACATGGATACAATACAGTCTTGGATACAGTAGCCAGCATCAGGTGAGAGGAAGGTGAGGTTCAGATTGGGTTGGCTTTCTCCAAATTGTTCAGGTAGACCATTTCCACGTGCCTTGAATGATCTGAAGCAAATATGTTCCACTTCTGTCCGTAGAGAAACAAAAATGCAATACAAGAGACATCAATTTCCCTGAATATGTTGATAGCATATTTGCCAATATGAACCAGAGGGAAAATATCCAGGGATAAGATCAGGAAATGTAACATTTATGGTtgtatatttccttaaatatagTGCATCGCCATGTATATCCAACTGGAAAGACAGGTTATCTCCTGGGATAAGTGGAAAATGAGACCAATTAGACAAAATGTGAGGAGTCCAATCTGGATATAGTTTAaaaagaaattgcatttatatagcatggtTCATGACCAAAGGACTTTCCCAAACACTTGCAGCTGATTAAGTACATCTggaatgtagtcattgttgtaatgtaagaaaccaAAACAAAATTGTACACTTTGTTTTGCCAAAAAATGTCTTGTAGATAACACCCACCCATTCTGCTTATTCTTGCCTTTGCTTCTTGGCATTGTAGAATGCCATTGTGGAACTTTAGCAAAATGATTTGAGTAGTCTGTGTAGATAATCCACTAATTTGATGACTTCATTTGGAAAATATTTGGAAATGATGGTGAGTGTGTCAGactgcccaaatcccaaagggaagcgCAAACAATTTTATGAGAAGCTATCTGAATTTCAAACCACTTGTGAAGATTTAAAACTAAATTTAGCATTTattaaaaaagggaaaaaaatgaaacttgaagacaagattacatttacacagttaatAATACTTCTACAAACATTTTCCACAATGATTTCTGTTTAAGTAACTCAGCTCACTATCCATTTTAGGCAACAGTCCTAATGGATTTTAATCtataaaattccagcaatatTACCGCACGTGCACATGCGCAGATTAATATTAATAAAATATTGAAAAGTCTTCTATTTTCATCACAAATATCTGCCTTGTGGTCTCATAGAAAGAGGGAGAAGGAAATAGAGTAAGAGACCAGTGCAGGGATTCAGGAATTATGATAAGAAATCGTGTTAGATATTTACTCTGAAAGGAAATAGCAGGGCATGAAGACAAAACCTTGGGTCAATTGGGCAGTGAAATAAGCTAATAAAATTCAAAATTTTATCTCAAAgcattgaatataaaaataaaGTACTGATGAGCCTGTATAAAAAGACTTCAAGAGGTAGGTACTTTGGCTCTACACAATAGGAAAGATCTTTATGCTTTAGAAAGGGGACAATATCTTTACTAGTCAAGATGGGCATTTGGGATTCCTACAGTTCCACACGCTATAAGATTGGTCTTATTGAAAACCTTGTCAATAGGGCCTGAGCCATCTGCTCACCATGCAAGCTTAATGCTGAAATAGAGCACATCAAATACATCCTGCGGGATAGTGACTACCCTGGGCAGAtcattgtttaagtttatttattagtgtcacaagtaggcttacattaacactgcaatgaagttactgtgaaaatcccctagtcgccacactccggtgcctgttggggtgcactgagggagaatttaacatggccaatgcatctaaccagcacgtctttcggactgtgggaggaaactggagcacccaaaggaaactcgcGCAGGCACTGGgaaaacttgcagactccgcacagacagtgacccaagccaggaatcgaacccaggtccctggcactgtgaggcagctgtgctaaccaccatgctcacTGTATATTGGCCAAACTCATGAATGGGTCTAAAGTTGCTTTTGGGCCTGACAAGTGCCTGGTCTACCTTAGATTACCTTGGGAAGGGTAAAGTGTATCAATTTGAGCAACAATTGAAAGTAACCGTTGCACACTGTTACGATGTAGAATAATGTGAAGTCAGTGCCATTGTCATGCCAGGTACGAAGGCCATACCTCCAAATGATTGGAGGACTGTATAAAACAATACATACCTTTGGCTGTTTACAATAGGCAAAGTACTGACCATATCCAACCACCCTGttcttgcaaaactcagaacataggctggaatttttccGGCTGTtcttgccagcgggatcttctggtcctgcctaaAATGaacccctgccatgggtttcctggcggTATGGGGCAGTTTAAATGGGAAATCCATTGGCAATAGTGGGACTAAAAAATCCCACACCAGCCAACAGCGGCTGCCTCCCGCAGCTGTAGGAGGTGCGGCAAATCCTCCTGTAATGTCCAACATGAAATGTGATTCagcgattggacaacatttgctaaacaatcctgaattGTGGTATTTACAAAGCCCTTGCTGCTGGCACCAATCTTGTggtaattacactgacaaccaatttaagatcaacGGTGAAGCTTGCAGAATGGCTCACTTGCGCGTGCTGGAATTTACATAATTCAAACACGGGGCTTGGTCTTTTCCAGACAGAAGGAACGCGTCCACgaattgcacctttttcaactaaacggAATTGTGGGGGACAGCTTCCTTGGTTCATTCCAAGGGCAATGCCTCGACCAGAGTCAACCTGActagtttgaatttaaacaaaagcttggcagttaactgttccctggtgtcttctccatggcaacacctcaaccaAGTGTCCATTAgcgaaccaatcagcactctcttctcatgcagtataaattagtGTTCCCTATCCAATAAGCATTCCTGCGAATCtatcttgatgagtgcaagacaaaaagcttcgacagcatgtcttttttttcCAGCAACACTGGGGTTCTGAACTACCAAGTGAATATTTGATGCATCTCTCTGGACTCAAAACTTTAGAAGAAATCCTAAACTCTTCTTTTGCAATTCCATGAGGCAATTCAAATCTACATGCAGCCTGTGTAAGTGGAAGTGTCTGAAAGGTTAACGTGCAATCATTTCTTTTACAGATGCCACCGGCAGTGCAGGAGGTTACGAAATCCTGAAAATTTATGGAAGTATCTTTGGACTGCAGTTGAAATTTACAGAAGAAGAGAAATGCAGGAAGTTTCTTCACAGTTACAAAAATGACAAACTCCAGCAAGCTTTAGGGTATCATTTTCAAAACCAATCTATACCCAATACCACTTTCAGGACAGAGCTGAAGGCTGGTACGATGACGCTGGATGATATCCTGGATAATCCAGACACCTGCCTAAGACACATCAAAGAGAATGAGGTGggtatagagttttacagcacagaaatgaggtcatttggcccatcagtctTATACTAATGCTTTTAAATGTGTCTCCCGTAGGCAGGTCCCAGACCACAAAGCCACAATCTTGATGACACGTCCCCAATCCACCCAGGCCAGATAGGGACAAAGCCCTTGTTGTTGGcatcaatctgatccacaccgggctgtccagccaattgagccCCCTCCACCCTTTACCAAGTAGAGTCGAAGTAGTTGTGCCAACATGCACTCTAACACATGTTGTAGTCccagagctatggatagtgatggtagaggctccaatttgcttccaccacatgGTTGACCAGGaacctctcctgctcttaccacctgccatgtgGCCGTGCCATCTTCACACCTTCCTTGGCTATCATGCCTTGGGCTGGAACTTGAACCttcagcttctggctcagaggcagggacaccaaTGCACCATCACAAGACcatcactacagttcacctaccgccgcaaAACGTCGACAGcatacaccatctccctggccctgcactcaaccccggaacacctagataacaaagacacctatttcagactcctatttattgactacagctcagccttcaacaccattactcctatgaaactcatctccaaactcgatggcctgggcctcggctcctccctctgcgactggatcctgaactttctaatccacagaccacaatcagtaaggataggcaacagcacctcctccacgatcatcctcaacaccggtgcctcacaagactgtgtcctcagccccctacaatactcacacacctacgactgtgtggccaaattccccaccaactcgattttcaagtttgctgataacaccaccgtagtgggtcaaatctcaaacaatgacaagacagtagaggaaagagatagagaatctggtgaactgatgcgacgacaataatctctccctcaatgtcaacaaaacaaaggagattgtcatcgacttcaggaagcgtggtggagaACATGACCCAGTCTACAttggagacaaagtagaaatggttgagcttcaagtttttaggtgtccagatcaccagcaatctgcctgatccctccatgtcaacgctatagttaagaaagcccaccaatgtctctactttctcagcagactaaggaaatttggcgtgtccgctacaactctccccaacttttacagatgcagcgtagagttgtttctggttgtatcacagcttggtatggttcctgctctgcccaagaccgcaaaaactacaaaagatcatgagtaGCCCatgccatcacgcaaaccagcctcccatccattgacactgtccacacttcccgctgcctcggaaaagcaaccagcataattaaggaccccatgcaccccagacgttctctcttccaccttctgccgttgggaaaaagatacaaaagtctgacacgtaccaactgactcaaaacagtttcttccctgctgccttcagaccattgaatggacctatctcgcattaagttgatcgttctctacaccctagctatgactgtaacacgacattctgcactctctcctttccttccagtatgctttatctgtatagcgtgcacaaaacaatacttttcactgtatactaatacatgtgacaataataaatcaaacctctTTTAAGTGAGTTGTCCTACTGTGAGACCCACGTCCCTCCTTGTAACTCCGCCAACTAGTCCTCTTCAAGAATAATTCCAATTATCTTTTGAAAGTTCTTATGGTACCTGTTTCCACCACTTCAGTCCAGATCTTAGCAATCCTCTGCGTGAAAATATATTTACTCATTTCCACTCTGGATcttccaattattttaaatctgtgatcCAATTAACCCACTAACCAGGGGAAACACACTTCAGCCTCTTGGATCCATCAAAGCCCCTCAATTTAGAATACTTCCATTATGTCGTCCCTTAATCCACCCTGGCCCAAGGAGACCAATCCCAGTTTCTGGAATTGTTCTACCATAACTGAAGTCCGTCATCCCTGCTAATGCCTTGGTAAGCCTTGATAAggctttgacatccttcctaagttGTGCAGACCAGATTTCTACGCAGTATACTAGCTGAAGTGGGGCCAGAGATTTGTGTAAATTTAACATAACTGCCTTGTTTTTGTCTTCAGTGCAACTAATTACAAAGGGAAAATAAGAGAGCAAGCATTATCaggacaatgaagttactgcaaaagtcccctagccgccacactccagcgccagtttgggtacactgagagagaatttagcatggccaatgaacctaaccagcacacctttcgaactgtggaagggaactggagcacccaaaggaaacccacgcagacatggggagaacatgcaggctccgcacagacagtgacccaaggcaggaatctaacccgggtccctggcgcagtgaggcagcagtgctaaccattgtaccatcgtgccacccccGTTAAACCCCCGTTAACCTGCAACAGATCCCCTGGTACTATTTTGGAAAAGAGCAGAGTATTTCTTTCTGGTGTCTCAGCcactatttattcctcaaccaatgtCAATAAAACAGGTTATCAGGTTAAACAGGTTAAAATTTCCAATGTTAccacagtgacagcacttcaaTAGTATTTCATTTTAATGGCCCAATGGATATAAAACTGATAAAGCCACAGTTCGGCAGAGAGTTGTGGTTAACTTCTGTTTTTCAGACCCGGGAAAAGTATACAGTGGAAGTTCTGCAGGGTGTTAGGATCACTGCTCTTTCTGATGTTTGTCAATGACCTGAACCCAGGAACACAGAACAAATCTCAAAGCTGCAAATGACACAAACGTCAGAAGCATGGTAAACTAGGAGGAGGCTAGTAACAGGTTGTAAGAGGAAATAGATTGGTCTGAAACATGGCTAATGAAATTGTGTGCAAAACCATACATTTTGGGACAAAAATTACCAATAAGTAGGAGGAGGTACAATCGTAGGAACAGACATGGGATTGTATGTATACaaacattgaaagtggcagggctGGTTGAGaagtctgttttaaaaaaaagacatattGGATCTTTGACTTTGCAAATGAAGACGGTACAAAAATAATGCTTAAAccttataaagcactggttaggccgtaGCTGGAGTGTTGGCAACTACATTTTAGGAAGGGTGTCCAGACCTTGGGGAGGATGCAGAAACTATTTACCTGGCGTCAAGGGACTTTAGTTGTGTGGAGGGCTTTGAGAAGCTGGGATGTATTCATCTTGGAACAGAGCAGATTAAGAGGCAAggtcggtggaagcagattcagaagTAACTTTCAAAAAATAATTAGGTAAATTCTCGAAGGGAAGCGTTTTAATCGAGTTTTGGGAAAGAACAGGACTAATTGGATGACTCTACCAGAGTAGCACAGGGATAATGAGCTGAGCAGCCACTTCCTGTGAAAATCATATGTGACTCCATTTcatcataaaacattttggacgagaatgtgaaaggcactatataaatgcaagttttaaaaTTGTCTTTAATTGATCCAAAACGTTGAGGTAGATTTATGGAGCAATCTACATTTGGTTCAAAAGAAAGCAAGCTTCCTCCTCGCTGAAGGGGCTGTGCACTTTCATTCTGTCCTCTGTCATTGCCCCACTGATATGCCCAACAGTATTATGTAACTGCTGCAAGGACAGTTTTGAGCCTTTTAGCCTGTTCTGTTGGTCTACTGTACAGGCCTGAGCCTGACCTTTTAGTAATTCAAGTATTTTCCAAAATATATTTCAGCCGAACCACCTCCGCGACGATGAGGTCAGCAGGTTGGAAGAAGACATTAGGCGGCTGGTTCTCGAATACAATTCAAACTGCCAGAATGCTGGAACTCTGTGCAGCACCAATTCCGAAATATCACCCACGGCCTCAACCCTATCGCCATCCTCACCAGCTTCATCAAGTCTGTCTCCATCTTCTCCGTCTTCAATAGAAGCAAACGGAAGCTCACTTCGCTCGACAGACCGTTTTGAATTTCGGGGTGTTTTATTTGGTGAGTGTCAGTCTCCACACACCTGCAGTTATTGAAAACTACCCATGGGGTAATAGAGAATCATTGCTATCACCCTCAAGGCTGCTCCATCAATTTCATTTAAGAGTTAGGTATTCCTCAGTGGGTGTTATTAAATTTTCAGTAATGACGCAGGACAAAGTGATTCCTTGATTAGGACCCATCCACTATCTATCTATTATTTCTTTCACCACCcgcaccgtctacaagatgcactacagcaactccaCAAGGGGTCTTTGGCTGCACCTTTCTAACCTGCGATGTCCAgtgcctggaaggacaagggcagtgggtGCATGGCAATACCATCACTTGCAAGTTCTCCTCTAAATCACACATctgatattgctgttccttcatcagcactgggtcaaaatcctaacagcactgtggatgtaccttcaCCTCACAGACTGCCGCAACTCAAGGTAGCTCATCACCACCCTCATGAAGGCAATGAGGGCCTGTGGCAGTTAAAGTTGGCTTTGTAATTGACTCCTTGATCCAGCGAgtgaaataagtttttttttaaaaataaacaattcTATGCAAATTTATCTGATATATTTTACTCTCTTTTAGTAGGTCAGTCAGTAGAATGTGTAACAGTGAGAGGTACAGGAAATGAACCTAATAAGGTCAATGTGATTGTTGCTTTTGATCTTGCTGTCAGCATACAAGTGGGGCATAGGGATCCTCTTAATTTACTGCCCTTTCTTTGATCTCCCCTCTTGGCACAGTGCCTAAGATTGAGAGTTAAACATAGAGTTTGCAGGCATAGACCTGCTGTAACTTAGTCAGCTTCCATAAGCAGTTTGCATCTCCACGGAACTAAATTGGCGACTTAATGGATGCTAATTCTGCAATGATGTGCTCCAGATTGACCGTGAGTTGAGAATTGACAGTTACCCTTGTTGCAGCATTGATGGCCTGGCATCGTCGTCTTGCCCCTTTGTAACGCTGGTAAATACAATGCAATCTGACCAAAGCTTTTTGGATAAATTTATTGGTTTGTTTTATTTCCAAAGTAATTATTACACAGCAGCAATGCAGTGATTGAATTTGCGTCTTCCCCCTCGGTAATGTTTTTGTTATCTTTCTGCCCCCAGATGACCATGTCTTGAGTACACAGGATCACTACACCTTTGCCAAAACCGT
The nucleotide sequence above comes from Mustelus asterias chromosome 4, sMusAst1.hap1.1, whole genome shotgun sequence. Encoded proteins:
- the tradd gene encoding tumor necrosis factor receptor type 1-associated DEATH domain protein isoform X1, whose protein sequence is MIGQPLYKLGLRMDSVAPAWVGSVFLFIHSDEMDLSALYRDPQIQLRIYKALKLTLADATGSAGGYEILKIYGSIFGLQLKFTEEEKCRKFLHSYKNDKLQQALGYHFQNQSIPNTTFRTELKAGTMTLDDILDNPDTCLRHIKENEPNHLRDDEVSRLEEDIRRLVLEYNSNCQNAGTLCSTNSEISPTASTLSPSSPASSSLSPSSPSSIEANGSSLRSTDRFEFRGVLFDDHVLSTQDHYTFAKTVGRNWKQVGRMLQKSCRGLRDPTIDNIAFEYEREGLYEQAYQMLLKFIQCEGKKATMSRLIRALEESELVGVIELLLNTSNN
- the tradd gene encoding tumor necrosis factor receptor type 1-associated DEATH domain protein isoform X2; its protein translation is MDSVAPAWVGSVFLFIHSDEMDLSALYRDPQIQLRIYKALKLTLADATGSAGGYEILKIYGSIFGLQLKFTEEEKCRKFLHSYKNDKLQQALGYHFQNQSIPNTTFRTELKAGTMTLDDILDNPDTCLRHIKENEPNHLRDDEVSRLEEDIRRLVLEYNSNCQNAGTLCSTNSEISPTASTLSPSSPASSSLSPSSPSSIEANGSSLRSTDRFEFRGVLFDDHVLSTQDHYTFAKTVGRNWKQVGRMLQKSCRGLRDPTIDNIAFEYEREGLYEQAYQMLLKFIQCEGKKATMSRLIRALEESELVGVIELLLNTSNN